In a single window of the Streptomyces cinnabarinus genome:
- a CDS encoding ABC transporter substrate-binding protein has protein sequence MRTQSRRRPRATLAAAAAGTLLAPLLSGCWVGAGGAGSGGDSINVLMVNNPQMVELQKLAPRFTEETGIKVNFTVLPENDVRDKISQDFANQAGQYDVATLSNYEIPIYARNDWLKEMDSYVAEDPAYDEQDVLGPMRESLTGDDGKLYGQPFYGESSFLMYRKDVFEKEGLTMPAHPTWQQVADLAARIDGAEPDMKGICLRGLPGWGEVMAPLTTVVNTFGGTWFDEDWNARLDSPEWEKATKFYVDLVREHGESGAAQSGFAECLNNMTQGNVAMWYDATSAAGSLESADSPVKGKVGYAPAPVEETESSGWLYTWAWGIQEASRNPDKAWQFVSWASSKQYEQLVGDEIGWSSVPAGKRASTYANPDYRAEAAAFQEMTKEAIEGARPNDPGVQPRPAPGIQFVGIPEFTDLGTKVSQEISAAIAGRQSVESALEKSQSLAEKISEEYEGR, from the coding sequence ATGCGAACCCAGAGCCGACGGAGGCCGCGAGCCACGCTCGCCGCGGCCGCCGCAGGGACGCTGCTCGCCCCGCTGCTCTCCGGCTGCTGGGTCGGAGCGGGCGGGGCCGGATCGGGCGGCGACTCGATCAACGTCCTCATGGTCAACAACCCCCAGATGGTGGAGCTCCAGAAGCTGGCCCCCCGCTTCACCGAAGAGACCGGCATCAAGGTCAACTTCACGGTGCTGCCCGAGAACGACGTCCGCGACAAGATCAGCCAGGACTTCGCCAACCAGGCCGGCCAGTACGACGTAGCCACGCTCTCCAACTACGAGATACCGATCTACGCCCGCAACGACTGGCTGAAGGAGATGGACTCCTACGTCGCCGAGGACCCGGCGTACGACGAGCAGGACGTCCTCGGCCCGATGCGCGAGTCCCTGACCGGCGACGACGGCAAGCTCTACGGCCAGCCCTTCTACGGCGAGTCGTCCTTCCTGATGTACCGCAAGGACGTCTTCGAGAAGGAGGGCCTGACGATGCCCGCGCACCCCACCTGGCAGCAGGTGGCGGACCTCGCCGCGCGGATCGACGGGGCCGAGCCGGACATGAAGGGCATCTGCCTGCGCGGACTGCCCGGCTGGGGCGAGGTCATGGCACCGCTCACCACCGTCGTGAACACCTTCGGCGGCACCTGGTTCGACGAGGACTGGAACGCCCGGCTCGACTCCCCGGAATGGGAAAAGGCGACGAAGTTCTATGTCGACCTGGTCCGTGAGCACGGCGAGTCCGGCGCCGCCCAGTCCGGCTTCGCCGAGTGCCTGAACAACATGACCCAGGGCAATGTCGCCATGTGGTACGACGCCACCTCCGCCGCCGGTTCCCTGGAGTCCGCCGACTCCCCGGTCAAGGGCAAGGTCGGCTACGCGCCCGCGCCGGTCGAGGAGACCGAGTCCTCCGGCTGGCTCTACACCTGGGCCTGGGGCATCCAGGAGGCGTCCCGCAACCCCGACAAGGCCTGGCAGTTCGTCTCCTGGGCGTCGAGCAAGCAGTACGAGCAACTGGTCGGCGACGAGATCGGCTGGTCCAGCGTCCCGGCGGGCAAGCGCGCCTCCACCTACGCCAACCCCGACTACCGCGCGGAGGCCGCCGCCTTCCAGGAGATGACCAAGGAGGCCATCGAGGGCGCCCGCCCGAACGACCCGGGGGTGCAGCCGCGTCCGGCACCCGGCATCCAGTTCGTCGGCATCCCCGAGTTCACCGATCTCGGCACCAAGGTCTCCCAGGAGATCAGCGCGGCCATCGCCGGACGGCAGTCCGTCGAGTCGGCCCTGGAGAAGTCGCAGTCGCTCGCCGAGAAGATCTCCGAGGAGTACGAGGGACGATGA
- a CDS encoding NAD-dependent epimerase/dehydratase family protein, with protein MPAPRTVLLTGAAGGLGTLMRDLLPEYGYRLRLLDLRPVEGEPDAIVADLADKEALREAVRGVDAIIHLAGISLEAPFEKILKANIEGTYNLYEAAREEGVARIVFASSNHAVGFTPRPQGDDPLIPIDTPRRPDTFYGLSKSFGEDLAQFYWDKYGLETVSVRIGSCFPEPTSVRMLSVWMSPGDGARLLHAALTAEDVGHTVVHGSSANTRLWWDLASARALGYTPQDDSEPYAEKLIAEQGDLDPANEAHAYLGGHFVNDPPIWPY; from the coding sequence ATGCCAGCGCCCCGCACCGTCCTGCTCACCGGCGCCGCCGGCGGCCTCGGCACCCTGATGCGGGACCTGCTCCCGGAGTACGGCTACCGGCTGCGCCTGCTGGATCTGCGGCCCGTCGAGGGCGAACCGGACGCGATCGTCGCCGACCTCGCCGACAAGGAGGCCCTGCGCGAGGCCGTCCGGGGCGTCGACGCGATCATCCACCTCGCGGGGATCTCCCTGGAAGCCCCGTTCGAGAAGATCCTCAAGGCGAACATCGAGGGCACCTACAACCTGTACGAGGCCGCCCGCGAGGAGGGCGTCGCCCGCATCGTGTTCGCCTCCTCCAACCACGCGGTCGGCTTCACCCCCCGCCCCCAGGGCGACGACCCCCTGATCCCGATCGACACCCCGCGCCGCCCGGACACCTTCTACGGCCTGTCCAAGTCCTTCGGCGAGGACCTCGCCCAGTTCTACTGGGACAAGTACGGCCTGGAGACGGTGTCGGTGCGCATCGGCTCCTGCTTCCCGGAGCCGACCAGCGTGCGCATGCTGTCGGTCTGGATGAGCCCCGGCGACGGCGCCCGTCTGCTGCACGCGGCCCTGACCGCCGAGGACGTCGGCCACACGGTCGTGCACGGCTCCTCCGCCAACACCCGCCTGTGGTGGGACCTCGCCTCGGCCCGCGCCCTCGGCTACACCCCCCAGGACGACTCCGAGCCCTACGCCGAGAAACTGATCGCCGAACAGGGCGACCTGGACCCCGCGAACGAGGCTCACGCCTACCTCGGCGGCCACTTCGTGAACGACCCGCCGATCTGGCCGTACTGA
- a CDS encoding 5-dehydro-4-deoxyglucarate dehydratase: MTPADLAARLGIPSGPLFFPVTAYDPDGAVDHDVFREHVRRGVDAGAAAVFACCGTGEFHALTPEEYQECVRVAVAETAGRVPVVAGAGYGTALAVRYARLAEAAGADGLLAMPPYLVLAGQEGLLRHYREVASATALPVIVYQRDNAVFTPQTVVELARTDGIIGLKDGIGDLDLMQRIVSAVRSEVPGDFLYFNGLPTAEQTQLAYRALGITLYSSAVFCFAPEIALAFHRALRTGDDATVRRLLDGFYRPFVELRAQGRGYAVALVKAGVRLRGLDVGEVRPPLTEPAEDHVKQLALLIERGYALLEEDGK, translated from the coding sequence GTGACGCCAGCCGACCTCGCCGCTCGACTCGGCATCCCCAGCGGGCCGCTGTTCTTCCCGGTCACCGCCTACGACCCCGACGGCGCCGTCGATCACGACGTCTTCCGCGAGCATGTGCGCCGCGGTGTGGACGCCGGGGCCGCCGCGGTCTTCGCCTGCTGCGGCACCGGGGAGTTCCACGCGCTGACGCCCGAGGAGTACCAGGAGTGCGTCCGGGTGGCCGTGGCGGAGACGGCGGGCCGGGTGCCCGTCGTCGCGGGCGCCGGATACGGCACCGCGCTCGCCGTGCGCTATGCCCGGCTCGCCGAGGCGGCCGGCGCCGACGGACTGCTCGCCATGCCGCCGTACCTGGTGCTCGCCGGGCAGGAGGGGCTGCTGCGGCACTACCGCGAGGTCGCCTCGGCCACCGCGCTCCCCGTCATCGTCTACCAGCGCGACAACGCCGTGTTCACCCCGCAGACGGTCGTCGAACTGGCCCGTACGGACGGCATCATCGGGCTCAAGGACGGCATCGGCGACCTGGACCTCATGCAGCGGATCGTCAGCGCCGTACGCAGCGAAGTTCCCGGCGATTTCCTGTACTTCAACGGACTGCCGACCGCCGAGCAGACCCAGCTCGCCTACCGCGCCCTCGGCATCACGCTCTACTCCTCGGCCGTGTTCTGCTTCGCCCCCGAGATCGCCCTCGCCTTCCACCGGGCGCTGCGCACCGGCGACGACGCCACCGTGCGGCGTCTGCTGGACGGCTTCTACCGGCCGTTCGTCGAACTGCGCGCCCAGGGCCGCGGTTACGCCGTCGCGCTCGTCAAGGCGGGTGTGCGGCTGCGTGGTCTCGACGTGGGGGAGGTCCGGCCGCCGCTGACCGAGCCGGCCGAGGATCATGTCAAGCAGCTCGCGCTGCTGATCGAGCGTGGGTACGCACTCCTTGAGGAGGACGGCAAGTGA
- a CDS encoding TIGR03086 family metal-binding protein: protein MDPIIDLGPQTQILARLVEGVRDEQLTDETPCPDLRARNLLGHLLGLTVAFRDAGRKSLGGTTDTNPFDAVPDIGPGWREEFPKALDELADAWRDPGAWTGMTRAGGFDLPGGVAGAVAIDELVIHGWDLARATGQPYTPDPTALQATYDFQLASKDDPSRGEIFGPVVPVPDSAPLLDRAVGLSGRNPGWTPGS from the coding sequence ATGGATCCGATCATCGACCTCGGGCCCCAGACCCAGATCCTGGCCCGTCTCGTCGAGGGCGTGCGCGACGAGCAGCTGACGGACGAGACGCCGTGCCCTGACCTGCGGGCCCGCAACCTGCTCGGGCACCTGCTGGGCCTGACCGTCGCCTTCCGCGACGCCGGTCGCAAGAGCCTGGGCGGCACGACCGACACCAACCCCTTCGACGCCGTTCCCGACATCGGCCCCGGCTGGCGCGAGGAGTTCCCGAAGGCCCTCGACGAGCTCGCCGACGCCTGGCGCGACCCGGGCGCCTGGACCGGGATGACCCGGGCGGGCGGCTTCGACCTGCCCGGCGGGGTCGCCGGCGCCGTGGCCATCGACGAGCTGGTCATCCACGGCTGGGACCTGGCCCGGGCCACGGGGCAGCCGTACACGCCCGACCCGACCGCCCTCCAGGCCACCTACGACTTCCAGCTCGCGTCGAAGGACGACCCGAGCCGCGGCGAGATCTTCGGTCCGGTCGTCCCCGTACCGGACAGCGCGCCCCTGCTGGACCGGGCTGTGGGGCTGAGCGGGCGGAATCCGGGGTGGACACCGGGGTCATAA
- a CDS encoding GntR family transcriptional regulator has protein sequence MTSVPTPIPSRTQYVLEEIKRRILTGRLTPGQALVETELAAQFGVSKTPVREALKTLAGTGLVVMSQYKGVTVRMVDADMAREVYDVRLLLEPEALKRAVRRGASLDDARDALTRADRATDTAERSLANREFHRALYLPCGNPLLGRMLDEVRDQAALVSAVAWAASPSWEREAGEHREILRLALDGDADGAGRALHAHIASFVERAFPDASDQEGQE, from the coding sequence ATGACCTCTGTGCCCACGCCGATCCCCTCCCGCACGCAGTACGTGCTGGAGGAGATCAAACGCCGTATCCTCACCGGCCGGCTGACGCCGGGGCAGGCTCTGGTGGAGACCGAGCTCGCCGCGCAGTTCGGGGTGTCCAAGACCCCGGTGCGCGAGGCGCTCAAGACGCTCGCCGGGACCGGGCTCGTGGTGATGAGCCAGTACAAGGGCGTCACGGTGCGCATGGTGGACGCGGACATGGCGCGCGAGGTCTACGACGTGCGGCTGCTCCTCGAACCCGAGGCGCTGAAGCGGGCGGTGCGCCGGGGCGCCTCCCTCGACGACGCACGCGACGCGCTGACCCGCGCCGACCGGGCCACCGACACCGCCGAACGCTCCCTGGCCAACCGGGAGTTCCACCGCGCGCTGTACCTGCCCTGCGGCAACCCGCTGCTCGGCCGGATGCTCGACGAGGTCCGTGACCAGGCCGCCCTCGTCTCCGCCGTCGCCTGGGCCGCCTCGCCCTCCTGGGAGCGGGAGGCCGGAGAGCACCGCGAGATCCTGCGGCTCGCCCTGGACGGCGACGCGGACGGCGCGGGCCGCGCCCTGCACGCCCATATCGCGTCGTTCGTCGAGCGGGCGTTCCCCGACGCCTCGGACCAGGAAGGTCAGGAATGA
- a CDS encoding DeoR/GlpR family DNA-binding transcription regulator — MNKTAEERQREIIRAARATGAVDVNALADQLGVAKETVRRDLRALEDHGLVRRTHGGAYPVESAGFETTLAFRATSHVPEKRRIAAAAAELLGDAETVFVDEGFTPQLIAEALPRDRPLTVVTASLPVAGTLAEAEHISVLLLGGRVRAGTLATVDHWTTKMLAGFVIDLAFIGANGISREHGLTTPDPAVSEVKAQAVRASRRTVFAGVHTKFGAVSFCRFAEVGALEAIVTSTLLPAAEAHRYSLLGPQIIRV; from the coding sequence ATGAACAAGACCGCGGAAGAACGCCAACGCGAGATCATCCGCGCGGCCCGCGCCACCGGCGCCGTCGACGTCAACGCGCTGGCCGACCAGCTGGGCGTGGCCAAGGAGACCGTACGCCGAGACCTCCGCGCCCTGGAGGACCACGGCCTCGTCCGCCGCACCCACGGCGGCGCCTACCCCGTGGAGAGCGCCGGTTTCGAGACCACGCTCGCCTTCCGCGCCACCAGCCACGTACCCGAGAAGCGCAGGATCGCGGCCGCCGCGGCCGAGCTGCTCGGGGACGCCGAGACCGTCTTCGTCGACGAGGGCTTCACCCCCCAGCTCATCGCCGAGGCGCTCCCCAGGGACCGCCCGCTGACCGTCGTCACCGCGTCCCTGCCGGTCGCGGGCACGCTGGCGGAGGCGGAGCACATCTCCGTACTGCTGCTCGGCGGCCGGGTCCGGGCCGGCACGCTGGCCACCGTCGACCACTGGACGACGAAGATGCTGGCCGGCTTCGTCATCGACCTCGCCTTCATCGGCGCCAACGGCATCTCCCGCGAGCACGGCCTGACCACCCCCGACCCCGCCGTCAGCGAGGTCAAGGCACAGGCCGTACGCGCCTCGCGGCGCACCGTGTTCGCGGGCGTGCACACCAAGTTCGGCGCCGTCAGCTTCTGCCGGTTCGCGGAGGTCGGCGCGCTGGAGGCGATCGTGACGAGCACCCTGCTCCCGGCGGCCGAGGCACACCGCTACTCGTTGCTCGGCCCACAGATCATCCGCGTCTGA
- a CDS encoding MFS transporter: protein MTTKWTLLRVLRDRTAGRCLTGVVISGFGTSALWLVAGVWVKDLTGSDALAALCMLAMWAPTLAGPLLGTLADRTRRVPLLIATNLLLAALLLTLLTVDSPAGLWLLLAVLFVYGAAGVVHDAAESALVAAAVPKPLLGDFNGLRMTAGEGMKILAPPAGAALYTLHGGASVALLDALTFLAAAGLYALLRVQEHRPEPPTTPWRTRTAEGARYVWSHPMLRPLTLAGGTTMLFAGISGSLIYPVVEDLGHSPAYAGVLYAVQGAGSVAVGLLSGPALRRLGARRFAAYGIALFGTAAALRAVPSDAVALACSAAIGAGLPAVLIAALTQVQRRTPDPLLGRVTATANTLMFAPNVIGLGAGAALVESVGHRPLLAVTGLGLLATAAALLQSPASAERTSSRSPSDANPA, encoded by the coding sequence ATGACGACGAAATGGACCTTGCTCCGCGTGCTGCGCGACCGCACGGCGGGGCGCTGTCTCACCGGGGTCGTGATCTCCGGGTTCGGCACCTCGGCGCTGTGGCTGGTGGCGGGCGTGTGGGTGAAGGACCTCACCGGCTCCGACGCTCTCGCCGCCCTGTGCATGCTGGCGATGTGGGCGCCCACCCTGGCGGGCCCCCTGCTCGGCACGCTCGCCGACCGCACCCGCCGAGTACCCCTGCTGATCGCCACGAACCTCCTGCTCGCGGCGCTCCTGCTGACCCTGCTCACGGTCGACTCCCCGGCCGGCCTGTGGCTCCTCCTCGCGGTCCTGTTCGTGTACGGCGCCGCGGGCGTCGTCCATGACGCGGCCGAGTCGGCCCTGGTCGCCGCCGCCGTCCCCAAGCCGCTGCTCGGCGACTTCAACGGACTGCGCATGACGGCGGGCGAGGGCATGAAGATCCTGGCCCCGCCCGCGGGCGCCGCCCTCTACACGCTCCACGGCGGCGCGAGCGTCGCCCTCCTGGACGCGCTGACCTTCCTCGCGGCCGCCGGTCTCTACGCCCTCCTGCGAGTCCAGGAGCACAGGCCGGAGCCGCCCACCACCCCCTGGCGGACCCGGACCGCCGAGGGCGCCCGCTATGTGTGGTCCCACCCCATGCTCCGCCCCCTGACCCTGGCGGGCGGCACCACCATGCTCTTCGCTGGAATCAGCGGCTCCCTGATCTACCCGGTCGTCGAGGACCTCGGCCACTCCCCCGCCTACGCGGGTGTGCTCTACGCCGTCCAGGGCGCCGGATCGGTGGCGGTGGGCCTGCTCTCCGGGCCCGCCCTGCGCCGCCTGGGCGCCCGGCGGTTCGCCGCGTACGGGATCGCCCTGTTCGGGACAGCGGCGGCACTGCGGGCCGTGCCCTCCGACGCCGTGGCCCTGGCGTGCAGCGCGGCGATCGGCGCGGGACTGCCCGCCGTACTGATCGCCGCGCTCACCCAGGTCCAGCGGCGCACGCCGGACCCGCTGCTGGGCCGGGTCACCGCCACCGCGAACACGCTGATGTTCGCCCCGAACGTGATCGGTCTCGGCGCGGGCGCGGCCCTGGTCGAGTCGGTCGGTCACCGGCCGCTGCTGGCCGTCACCGGACTCGGGCTGCTCGCGACCGCCGCGGCCCTGCTTCAGTCCCCGGCGAGTGCCGAGCGCACCAGCTCCAGATCGCCGTCGGACGCCAACCCCGCGTGA